One Glycine soja cultivar W05 chromosome 2, ASM419377v2, whole genome shotgun sequence genomic region harbors:
- the LOC114372226 gene encoding protein ROOT HAIR SPECIFIC 17-like: protein MKFGVRYVTIPMSTETAMKRKKHHTEKSRIIGLLVASFLRGRLLHRTLIIAISACLLLLFALFSLFAPSTLNKINLQTTQNNDQVRSRFHDSVFQVPAGGGSFRRDLWSSTHSRLFYGCSNAGVNFAKANAKTNPDRYLLISTSGGLNQQRTGIIDAVVAAYLLNATLVVPELDHTSFWKDTSNFSELFDTEWFITFLRNDVRIVKELPEMGGNFVAPYTVRVPRKCTPKCYEDRVLPVLVRKRAVRLTKFDYRLANMLDEDLQRLRCRVNYHALKFTDSIQGMGKLLVERMKIKSKHFIALHLRFEPDMLAFSGCYYGGGEKEKKELGEIRKRWKNLHASNPEKVRRHGRCPLTPEEVGLMLRALDFGSEVLLYVASGEIYGGEETIAPLKALFPNFHSKETIATKEELAPFVSFSSRMAALDFIVCAESDVFVTNNNGNMAKILAGRRRYLGHKVTIRPNAKKLNLLFMNRNNRTWEEFASRVRTFQVGFMGEPNELRPGSGEFTENPSACICQKNSAGGISYPLNHSNITEFQEQQEWSSEVDNNLNGTKIDSLPLIMTTDQLAEVQEFFSD from the exons ATGAAATTCGGTGTAAGGTACGTAACGATACCAATGTCCACAGAAACagcaatgaagagaaagaagcATCACACTGAGAAATCCAGAATAATAGGACTCCTTGTTGCGAGTTTCCTTCGAGGTCGGCTCCTCCACCGCACTCTCATCATCGCCATCTCCGCTTGCCTTCTTCTGCTCTTCGCCCTATTCTCTCTGTTCGCTCCGTCCACGctaaataaaatcaatcttcAGACTACTCAGAACAATGACCAAGTCAGATCACGATTCCATGATTCGGTGTTTCAGGTTCCG GCGGGTGGAGGTAGTTTCAGGCGTGATTTATGGAGTTCAACTCACTCACGCCTCTTCTATGGCTGCAGTAATGCCGGTGTCAATTTTGCAA AGGCAAATGCCAAAACGAATCCAGATCGATACTTGCTAATTTCCACCAGTGGAGGTTTAAATCAACAGAGAACAGGG ATAATTGATGCTGTGGTGGCTGCATATCTTTTGAATGCTACTCTTGTTGTTCCAGAGTTGGATCATACATCTTTCTGGAAGGACACAAG CAACTTTTCTGAACTATTTGATACAGAGTGGTTTATAACATTTCTCCGGAATGACGTGAGAATTGTAAAAGAGCTTCCGGAAATGGGAGGGAACTTCGTGGCTCCATATacggtgcgtgttccaagaaaatGCACCCCCAAGTGCTATGAGGATCGTGTTTTACCCGTGCTGGTCAGGAAGCGT GCTGTTCGGTTAACTAAGTTTGACTATAGACTTGCTAATATGTTGGATGAAGATCTTCAAAGGCTGAGGTGCAGGGTTAATTACCATGCTCTCAAATTTACGGATTCCATTCAGGGGATGGGTAAATTGTTGGTTGAgcggatgaaaataaaaagcaaacaTTTCATTGCTCTACATTTGAG GTTTGAACCGGATATGCTTGCATTCTCTGGTTGCTATTACGGCggtggagaaaaagagaaaaaggaactTGGCGAAATTAGGAAACGGTGGAAAAATTTacat GCAAGTAATCCTGAGAAAGTTCGAAGACATGGAAGATGCCCACTTACACCAGAGGAAGTGGGTCTTATGCTAAGAGCACTAGATTTTGGAAGTGAAGTTCTGTTGTACGTGGCATCTGGCGAAATATATGGAGGTGAGGAAACGATAGCTCCCCTGAAGGCTCTTTTCCCAAACTTCCATTCAAAGGAGACCATAGCTACCAAGGAGGAGTTGGCGCCATTTGTGTCATTTTCTTCTCGCATGGCTGCACTAGATTTCATAGTTTGTGCTGAGAGTGACGTATTTGTTACAAACAACAACGGGAACATGGCGAAAATTTTAGCTGGAAGAAGGAGGTACTTGGGTCATAAAGTCACCATCCGGCCAAATGCAAAGAAGTTGAACCTGTTATTCATGAACAGAAATAATAGGACGTGGGAGGAATTTGCCTCTCGAGTTAGAACTTTCCAGGTAGGGTTTATGGGAGAACCAAATGAGTTGAGGCCCGGCAGTGGTGAGTTTACTGAGAACCCATCAGCTTGCATATGTCAAAAAAACTCTGCTGGGGGAATTTCCTACCCCCTAAATCATAGCAATATTACCGAGTTTCAAGAGCAGCAGGAGTGGTCGTCTGAGGTAGATAATAATCTCAATGGAACTAAAATTGATTCACTCCCTCTTATAATGACCACGGACCAATTAGCTGAAGTGCAAGAATTCTTCTCCGATTAA